One genomic region from Nymphaea colorata isolate Beijing-Zhang1983 chromosome 10, ASM883128v2, whole genome shotgun sequence encodes:
- the LOC116262305 gene encoding uncharacterized protein LOC116262305 produces the protein MEKGEPTFVPEWLKASTGSSVGGVSTPHHLNSNSQSDDSPVMHLSRNRSSHLQFSVPSVIDYDAPRPSSFVEKSSTSHFRRSSSSNGSLMHDKDTPSYSRTYNSFGRNHRGYAYELDKDIARFDRSKDRERDWEKDRTTLGDLRDRDRDYVDPLTNNVVGSRLEKETLCWSQSTISGKKGERSDSKVKRPGNDLGGTNNGLVNSGGLVSSMYKATFERDFPSLGSDDKHGRLGTGAPDICRVPSPGLTTVAQGLPLGSASVIGGDGWTSALVEVPVIIGSNSSLIPSAQQTSSVNAASVPPNTHTGLNMAETLAQAPARARSTPQLSIETQKLEELAIKQSRQLIPVIPSMSAKLALGSSDKAKPKTVRPGSLLVNSVRGPVRPDSPKSSQGGKLLVLKPNREVNGISPTLKDSLASSTKVPLNSASISPSAGSGSNNSKYTKPVADRKSPVLSAGQIFDEKRSSTQGQNRTEFFNSLRRKTANATTSSVQPNHGLPSNADKLEVQDGEVVSVDQMKDIHDADIEPALQDNGDVCEESISILGDEKKDDDLHGISVAPEEEEAAFLRSLGWDEGAGEEALTEEEINSFYELMKQRPSASFHQRVQYFKDGTSEPNAISSAGSTSGLSSSDSETDG, from the exons ATGGAGAAAGGTGAGCCAACATTTGTTCCTGAATGGTTGAAGGCATCCACTGGGAGCTCAGTGGGGGGTGTAAGCACCCCCCACCATCTCAACTCAAATTCCCAATCGG ATGACTCTCCTGTCATGCATTTGAGTAGAAATAGATCATCTCATTTGCAGTTCTCCGTTCCAAGTGTTATTGATTATGATGCCCCCCGTCCTTCCTCATTTGTGGAGAAAAGTTCTACCTCTCATTTTCGTCGGAGTTCTAGTAGTAATGGTAGTTTGATGCATGACAAGGACACTCCATCATATTCACGCACATACAATAGCTTTGGACGGAATCATAGAGGTTACGCTTATGAGCTTGATAAGGATATTGCACGATTTGATCGGAGTAAGGACCGAGAAAGAGACTGGGAGAAAGATAGAACAACTTTGGGTGATCTTAGGGACAGGGACCGTGATTATGTTGATCCTCTAACCAATAATGTAGTGGGCAGTAGGCTTGAGAAAGAGACCTTGTGTTGGTCACAATCCACAATTTCTGGGAAAAAGGGTGAGAGGAGCGACAGTAAGGTTAAAAGGCCAGGGAATGATTTGGGAGGTACAAATAATGGCTTGGTTAACAGTGGAGGTCTTGTCAGCAGCATGTACAAGGCAACATTTGAAAGGGATTTCCCTTCTCTAGGTTCTGATGACAAGCATGGACGATTGGGCACAGGAGCTCCTGATATATGTAGGGTTCCCTCTCCTGGACTCACCACAGTTGCTCAAGGATTGCCATTAGGAAGTGCATCGGTTATTGGTGGTGATGGCTGGACATCTGCTTTGGTTGAAGTTCCAGTTATAATTGGAAGCAACAGTTCCTTGATTCCATCTGCTCAGCAGACTTCTTCTGTAAATGCAGCTTCTGTGCCGCCAAACACACATACTGGTCTTAATATGGCTGAAACATTAGCTCAAGCTCCTGCACGTGCTCGGTCTACTCCACAG CTATCTATTGAGACCCAGAAGCTTGAAGAATTGGCTATCAAGCAGTCAAGACAATTGATACCTGTGATACCTTCAATGTCTGCAAAGCTG GCACTTGGCTCCTCAGATAAAGCAAAACCAAAGACAGTGCGACCTGGATCTCTGCTTGTTAACTCCGTACGTGGACCTGTAAGACCTGATTCTCCCAAGTCATCTCAAGGTGGGAAGCTGCTGGTTCTCAAGCCCAACCGTGAAGTGAATGGAATATCTCCTACTTTGAAAGATAGTTTGGCATCTTCAACCAAAGTTCCACTTAACTCTGCCAGTATCTCACCATCAGCTGGATCTGGTTCTAATAACTCAAAATACACAAAGCCTGTGGCAGATCGTAAATCACCAGTTCTGTCAGCAGGGCAGatatttgatgagaaaagaTCCTCTACTCAAGGCCAAAACAGGACTGAGTTCTTCAATTCTCTGAGAAGGAAGACCGCAAATGCAACAACTTCTTCAGTGCAGCCTAATCACGGTTTGCCCTCTAATGCAGATAAGTTGGAAGTGCAGGATGGTGAGGTTGTCTCTGTCGATCAGATGAAAGATATCCATGATGCAGATATTGAACCTGCCTTGCAGGACAATGGTGATGTGTGTGAAGAATCGATAAGCATTTTGGGTGATGAAAAGAAGGATGATGATTTACATGGAATTTCAGTTGccccagaagaagaagaggcagcTTTCTTGAGGTCCCTTGGATGGGACGAGGGTGCTGGTGAGGAAGCATTGACAGAAGAGGAAATTAATTCCTTCTATGAG CTAATGAAGCAAAGGCCATCTGCTTCATTCCATCAGAGAGTTCAGTATTTTAAGGATGGAACTTCTGAGCCTAATGCAATCAGTAGCGCTGGGAGTACTTCTGGACTGAGCTCATCTGATTCTGAGACTGATGGTTGA